In Silene latifolia isolate original U9 population chromosome X, ASM4854445v1, whole genome shotgun sequence, the following proteins share a genomic window:
- the LOC141622313 gene encoding serine/threonine-protein kinase STY46-like isoform X2 produces MGEDDESNSSNNSRILPMPESSSTSKTKNQHQRLKLQVFHDVLHRLQRYALDVNVERSEVVLTHMKLLSQAHQLPSYFLAFDLRLVQVNSTANRVIDDTVHSHSSTDEGSQGIVKNSSLGVGPSLHPPPTFGSSQNPEVHGISSNPEDQDSFINNCTSSSSRAMHEITFSTIDKPKLLVQLTSLLSEMSLNILEAHAFSTTDGYSLDVFVVDGWPHEETEALKSLLEKEIQNMKQPQAQYISPARAGMKHQGTILHKNVKEVDRNDDVDIDQSLLKIGCKVSSGSHGDLYKGTYCGQEVAVKFLKPERVSADVVKEFFQEVNIMRKIQHKNVVRFIGACTKHPNLFLLTEFMPKGNLYDFMHKRKRVLEFQLLLRAAIDISSGMDYLHQNNIIHRDLKSANLLMGENGVVKVADFGIARVQLQPGVMTAETGTYRWMAPEVISHKPYDHKADVFSFGIVLWELLTGKLPYSNWSPLQAAVGVVQKGVRPAIPNDTNPKIAALLRRCWHQDPNLRPEFSEIIKILEGICKEMKDVKEEPDSCRD; encoded by the exons ATGGGGGAAGACGatgaaagtaacagtagtaaCAACAGTCGAATCCTGCCTATGCCGGAATCATCCTCAACCTCGAAAACCAAAAATCAACACCAACGACTTAAACTGCAAGTCTTCCATGACGTTCTTCATCGTCTCCAACG ATATGCATTGGACGTCAATGTCGAGAGATCGGAAGTTGTGTTGACGCATATGAAATTATTGTCGCAAGCTCACCAACTTCCTTCGTATTTTCTTGCGTTTGACCTTCGTCTTGTTCAG GTAAATTCCACCGCCAATAGGGTAATTGATGACACTGTTCACTCTCATTCCTCTACGGATGAAGGTAGCCAGGGTATTGTCAAGAACTCTAGCCTGGG TGTTGGACCCAGCCTGCATCCTCCACCGACCTTTGGTTCATCACAAAACCCTGAGGTTCATGGCATAAGTTCCAACCCAGAAGACCAAGATAGCTTCATAAATAACTGCACCTCATCATCCTCAAG GGCTATGCATGAAATCACCTTTTCCACCATTGACAAGCCGAAACTCCTAGTGCAG CTGACTTCACTTCTGTCTGAGATGAGCCTGAACATTCTAGAGGCTCATGCCTTTTCCACGACTGATGGCTACTCATTAGATGTTTTCGTTGTTGATGGCTGGCCTCATGAG GAGACTGAGGCGCTAAAAAGTTTACTGGAAAAAGAAATACAAAACATGAAG CAACCACAAGCTCAATATATTTCACCAGCTAGAGCTGGTATGAAGCATCAAGGAACTATCTTGCATAAAAATGTGAAGGAAGTAGACAGAAATGATGATGTTGATATTGATCAGAGTCTCTTGAAAATTGGGTGCAAAGTTTCATCTGGCTCACATGGTGATCT CTACAAAGGAACATACTGTGGTCAGGAAGTTGCAGTCAAGTTCCTGAAGCCCGAGCGTGTCAGTGCCGATGTGGTTAAAGAGTTCTTTCAGGAAGTGAATATCATGAG GAAAATTCAGCATAAGAATGTCGTGCGATTTATTGGTGCATGTACAAAACATCCCAACTTGTTTCTCCTAACAG AGTTTATGCCAAAAGGAAACTTATATGATTTTATGCATAAGAGAAAGCGTGTGCTCGAATTCCAGTTGCTATTAAGAGCCGCAATAGATATCTCTTCAGGAATGGATTACCTGCACCAAAATAATATTATTCACAGAGACCTCAAAAGTGCAAATCTGCTCATGGGCGAGAATGGA GTTGTCAAAGTTGCTGACTTTGGAATTGCTAGAGTACAATTGCAACCTGGAGTGATGACGGCTGAGACAGGAACGTACAGATGGATGGCTCCAGAG GTCATCAGTCATAAACCTTACGACCATAAAGCCGATGTCTTTAGTTTTGGAATTGTGCTCTGGGAGCTTCTCACTGGAAAA CTACCATATTCAAACTGGAGCCCGTTGCAAGCAGCGGTAGGAGTCGTCCAAAAG GGAGTCCGACCTGCAATCCCCAATGACACTAATCCAAAGATAGCGGCATTGTTAAGGAGATGCTGGCACCAAGATCCCAATCTGAGGCCCGAATTCTCAGAGATCATCAAAATCCTAGAGGGAATATGCAAGGAG ATGAAGGATGTAAAAGAAGAACCTGATAGCTGCCGAGATTGA
- the LOC141622313 gene encoding serine/threonine-protein kinase STY8-like isoform X1 yields MGEDDESNSSNNSRILPMPESSSTSKTKNQHQRLKLQVFHDVLHRLQRSDFPDVTLPGFHDHLWLHFNRLPARYALDVNVERSEVVLTHMKLLSQAHQLPSYFLAFDLRLVQVNSTANRVIDDTVHSHSSTDEGSQGIVKNSSLGVGPSLHPPPTFGSSQNPEVHGISSNPEDQDSFINNCTSSSSRAMHEITFSTIDKPKLLVQLTSLLSEMSLNILEAHAFSTTDGYSLDVFVVDGWPHEETEALKSLLEKEIQNMKQPQAQYISPARAGMKHQGTILHKNVKEVDRNDDVDIDQSLLKIGCKVSSGSHGDLYKGTYCGQEVAVKFLKPERVSADVVKEFFQEVNIMRKIQHKNVVRFIGACTKHPNLFLLTEFMPKGNLYDFMHKRKRVLEFQLLLRAAIDISSGMDYLHQNNIIHRDLKSANLLMGENGVVKVADFGIARVQLQPGVMTAETGTYRWMAPEVISHKPYDHKADVFSFGIVLWELLTGKLPYSNWSPLQAAVGVVQKGVRPAIPNDTNPKIAALLRRCWHQDPNLRPEFSEIIKILEGICKEMKDVKEEPDSCRD; encoded by the exons ATGGGGGAAGACGatgaaagtaacagtagtaaCAACAGTCGAATCCTGCCTATGCCGGAATCATCCTCAACCTCGAAAACCAAAAATCAACACCAACGACTTAAACTGCAAGTCTTCCATGACGTTCTTCATCGTCTCCAACGGTCCGATTTTCCTGACGTCACTCTCCCTGGCTTCCATGATCACCTTTGGCTTCACTTTAACCGTCTTCCTGCTAG ATATGCATTGGACGTCAATGTCGAGAGATCGGAAGTTGTGTTGACGCATATGAAATTATTGTCGCAAGCTCACCAACTTCCTTCGTATTTTCTTGCGTTTGACCTTCGTCTTGTTCAG GTAAATTCCACCGCCAATAGGGTAATTGATGACACTGTTCACTCTCATTCCTCTACGGATGAAGGTAGCCAGGGTATTGTCAAGAACTCTAGCCTGGG TGTTGGACCCAGCCTGCATCCTCCACCGACCTTTGGTTCATCACAAAACCCTGAGGTTCATGGCATAAGTTCCAACCCAGAAGACCAAGATAGCTTCATAAATAACTGCACCTCATCATCCTCAAG GGCTATGCATGAAATCACCTTTTCCACCATTGACAAGCCGAAACTCCTAGTGCAG CTGACTTCACTTCTGTCTGAGATGAGCCTGAACATTCTAGAGGCTCATGCCTTTTCCACGACTGATGGCTACTCATTAGATGTTTTCGTTGTTGATGGCTGGCCTCATGAG GAGACTGAGGCGCTAAAAAGTTTACTGGAAAAAGAAATACAAAACATGAAG CAACCACAAGCTCAATATATTTCACCAGCTAGAGCTGGTATGAAGCATCAAGGAACTATCTTGCATAAAAATGTGAAGGAAGTAGACAGAAATGATGATGTTGATATTGATCAGAGTCTCTTGAAAATTGGGTGCAAAGTTTCATCTGGCTCACATGGTGATCT CTACAAAGGAACATACTGTGGTCAGGAAGTTGCAGTCAAGTTCCTGAAGCCCGAGCGTGTCAGTGCCGATGTGGTTAAAGAGTTCTTTCAGGAAGTGAATATCATGAG GAAAATTCAGCATAAGAATGTCGTGCGATTTATTGGTGCATGTACAAAACATCCCAACTTGTTTCTCCTAACAG AGTTTATGCCAAAAGGAAACTTATATGATTTTATGCATAAGAGAAAGCGTGTGCTCGAATTCCAGTTGCTATTAAGAGCCGCAATAGATATCTCTTCAGGAATGGATTACCTGCACCAAAATAATATTATTCACAGAGACCTCAAAAGTGCAAATCTGCTCATGGGCGAGAATGGA GTTGTCAAAGTTGCTGACTTTGGAATTGCTAGAGTACAATTGCAACCTGGAGTGATGACGGCTGAGACAGGAACGTACAGATGGATGGCTCCAGAG GTCATCAGTCATAAACCTTACGACCATAAAGCCGATGTCTTTAGTTTTGGAATTGTGCTCTGGGAGCTTCTCACTGGAAAA CTACCATATTCAAACTGGAGCCCGTTGCAAGCAGCGGTAGGAGTCGTCCAAAAG GGAGTCCGACCTGCAATCCCCAATGACACTAATCCAAAGATAGCGGCATTGTTAAGGAGATGCTGGCACCAAGATCCCAATCTGAGGCCCGAATTCTCAGAGATCATCAAAATCCTAGAGGGAATATGCAAGGAG ATGAAGGATGTAAAAGAAGAACCTGATAGCTGCCGAGATTGA
- the LOC141622310 gene encoding DNA-directed RNA polymerase II subunit RPB1-like, which produces MDTRFPFSPAEVTKVHMIQFGILSPDEIRQMSVVQIEFSETTERGKPKPGGLSDLRLGTIDRKMKCETCTANMAECPGHFGHLELAKPMFHIGFLKTVLSIMRCVCYNCSKLLADEDEHKFKTAMKVRNPKNRLKKILEASKSKRKCEGGDDINMEGEDRDEPVKKSRGGCGAQQPTFTIEGMKIIAEYKMTKKKSDDQEQLPEPVERKQQLTAEKVLSVLKRISDEDCSLLGFNPKYARPDWMILQVLPIPPPPVRPSVMMDTSSRSEDDLTHQLAMIIRHNDNLRRQERNGAPAHIISEFAQLLQFHIATYFDNELPGQPRATQRSGRPIKSICSRLKAKEGRIRGNLMGKRVDFSARTVITPDPNINIDQLGVPWSIALNLTYPETVTPYNIERLKELVDYGPHPPPGKTGAKYIIRDDGQRLDLRYLKKSSDHHLELGYKVERHLNDGDFVLFNRQPSLHKMSIMGHRIKIMPYSTFRLNLSVTSPYNADFDGDEMNMHVPQSFETRAEVLELMMVPKCIVSPQANKPVMGIVQDTLLGCRKITKRDTFIEKDVFMNILMWWEDFDGKVPQPSILKPRPIWTGKQVFNLIIPKQINLVRFAAWHQETETGHLTPGDTRVLIERGELLAGTLCKKTLGTGGGSLIHVIWEEVGPDAARKFLGHTQWLVNYWLLQNGFSIGIGDTIADAATMEIINETISKAKNEVKGLIRAFQEKQLEPEPGRTMKESFENRVNQVLNKARDDAGSFAQKSLSESNNLKAMVTAGSKGSFINISQMTACVGQQNVEGKRIPFHFIGRSLPHFTKDDYGPESRGFVENSYLRGLTPQEFFFHAMGGREGLIDTAVKTSETGYIQRRLVKAMEDIMVKYDGTVRNSLGDVIQFLYGEDGMDSVWIESQKLDSLKMKKSEFDATYRYEFDAENWEPDYMLKEHVDDLKTIREFRNVFDAEVQKLEADRFQLATEIAATGDNSWPLPVNLKRLLWNAQKTFKVDNREKSDMHPMEIVEAVDKLQERLKVVPGDDFLSIEAQKNATLFFNILLRSTLASKRVLKEFKLNREAFEWVVGEIESRFLQSLVAPGEMIGCVAAQSIGEPATQMTLNTFHYAGVSAKNVTLGVPRLREIINVAKKIKTPSLSVYLKPEVSSTKERAKNVQCALEYTTLRCVTHATEVWYDPDPMSTIIEEDVDFVRSYYEMPDDEVSPDKISPWLLRIELNREMMVDKKLSMADIAEKINLEFSDDLTCIFNDDNAEKLILRIRIMNDEGSKGEVLDESAEDDVFLKKVAGNMLTEMALKGTLDINKVFIKQAKVNKFDEGKGFKSETEWMLDTEGVNLLSVMCHEDVDASRTTSNHLIEVMEVLGIEAVRKALLDELRVVISFDGSYVNYRHLAILCDTMTYRGHLMAITRHGINRNDTGPLMRCSFEETVDILLDAAVYAESDYLRGVTENIMLGQLAPIGTGGCSLYLNEEMLRHAIELHLPSYVEGLEFGMTPARSPISGTPYHDSGMMSPNYSYSPNARLSPSSDAQFSPYVGGMGFSPALSPGYLPAAYNPGSPSYSPSSPEYSPASPNYSPTSPSYSPSSPSYSPSSPAYSPTSPSYSPTSPSYSPTSPSYSPTSPSYSPTSPSYSPTSPAYSPTSPAYSPTSPAYSPTSPSYSPTSPSYSPTSPSYSPTSPSYSPTSPSYSPTSPSYSPTSPAYSPTSPGYSPTSPSYSPTSPSYSPTSPSYNPSAKYSPSLAYSPSSPRISPSSPYSPTSPNYSPTSPSYSPTSPSYSPSSPSYSPSSPYNAGSVPDYSPSSPQYSPSAGYSPSAPGYSPSSTSQYTPKDDQNNQ; this is translated from the exons ATGGATACACGGTTTCCGTTTTCGCCGGCGGAGGTGACGAAAGTTCACATGATCCAGTTCGGTATCCTCAGCCCTGACGAAATT CGGCAAATGTCAGTGGTGCAAATCGAGTTTAGTGAAACGACGGAGCGAGGAAAGCCGAAACCTGGAGGACTTAGTGACTTAAGGCTTGGTACTATTGATCGTAAAATGAAGTGTGAGACATGTACCGCGAATATGGCGGAGTGTCCTGGTCATTTCGGTCATCTTGAGCTTGCTAAACCGATGTTTCATATCGGTTTTTTGAAGACGGTGCTTAGTATTATGCGTTGTGTTTGCTACAATTGCTCCAAACTGTTGGCTGATGAG GATGAGCACAAATTTAAGACAGCAATGAAAGTAAGAAATCCCAAAAACAGGTTAAAGAAAATATTGGAAGCGTCGAAAAGTAAAAGGAAATGTGAAGGAGGTGATGATATAAATATGGAAGGCGAGGATCGTGATGAGCCGGTGAAGAAAAGTCGGGGTGGGTGTGGTGCACAACAGCCGACATTCACTATTGAAGGGATGAAAATTATAGCAGAATATAAGATGACTAAGAAGAAAAGTGATGATCAGGAACAGCTTCCTGAGCCTGTCGAGCGAAAGCAGCAGCTTACTGCTGAAAAG GTGCTTAGTGTTTTGAAGAGGATCAGTGACGAAGACTGTTCGCTGCTCGGTTTTAACCCCAAGTATGCACGCCCTGACTGGATGATTCTTCAAGTTCTTCCAATCCCTCCACCTCCTGTCAGACCTTCTGTCATGATGGACACTTCTTCTAGGAGTGAG GACGATTTGACCCACCAGTTGGCGATGATCATTCGGCATAATGATAATTTGAGGAGACAAGAGCGGAATGGGGCTCCTGCTCATATTATATCGGAGTTTGCACAGTTGCTTCAGTTTCACATTGCTACATACTTTGATAATGAGCTACCGGGGCAGCCAAGG GCTACGCAACGTTCAGGTAGGCCTATCAAATCAATATGTAGCCGACTGAAAGCTAAAGAGGGGCGTATTAGAGGCAATCTGATGGGAAAGCGTGTCGACTTTTCTGCCCGTACTGTAATTACGCCTGACCCAAATATCAACATTGATCAATTGGGGGTGCCGTGGAGTATAGCCTTGAATCTCACGTATCCTGAAACTGTAACACCATACAATATTGAGAG GTTGAAAGAGCTTGTTGACTATGGTCCTCATCCGCCACCCGGTAAAACTGGTGCAAAATATATCATTAGGGACGATGGTCAGAGGCTTGATCTCCGTTATTTGAAGAAGAGTAGTGATCATCATCTGGAACTGGGATATAAG GTGGAGCGGCATTTGAATGACGGGGACTTTGTGCTTTTCAACCGGCAGCCCAGCCTTCATAAAATGTCTATTATGGGGCACAGAATAAAGATTATGCCATATTCTACATTCCGTTTGAATCTGTCTGTCACTTCACCATACAATGCTGATTTTGATGGTGATGAAATGAACATGCACGTTCCCCAATCTTTTGAGACTCGAGCTGAAGTTCTTGAGCTGATGATGGTGCCTAAATGTATTGTATCCCCACAAGCCAACAAGCCTGTCATGGGTATTGTGCAGGATACCCTGTTGGGCTGCCGCAAAATCACGAAAAGAGACACCTTTATAGAGAAG GACGTCTTCATGAATATTCTTATGTGGTGGGAAGATTTTGATGGTAAAGTTCCCCAGCCATCTATATTGAAGCCGAGGCCTATTTGGACAGGAAAACAAGTATTCAATCTTATTATACCAAAGCAGATAAATCTCGTGAGATTTGCAGCATGGCACCAGGAAACTGAAACAGGGCACCTGACTCCTGGTGATACCCGAGTTCTCATTGAGAGAGGAGAATTACTTGCAGGCACATTGTGTAAGAAGACTCTAGGGACTGGAGGTGGGAGTCTGATCCATGTAATCTG GGAAGAAGTTGGACCTGATGCAGCTCGCAAATTTTTAGGTCACACTCAGTGGCTTGTCAATTATTGGCTATTACAGAATGGTTTCAGTATTGGGATTGGTGATACCATTGCTGACGCTGCAACTATGGAAATTATTAATGAAACTATTTCTAAAGCCAAGAATGAAGTGAAAGGTCTGATCAGAGCTTTCCAGGAAAAACAGCTAGAGCCTGAACCTGGGCGTACAATGAAGGAGTCATTTGAAAACAGAGTTAACCAG GTTTTAAATAAAGCTCGTGATGACGCTGGAAGTTTTGCACAAAAGAGTTTATCTGAGAGCAACAACTTGAAGGCTATGGTTACTGCAGGATCTAAAGGAAGTTTTATCAATATATCCCAAATGACTGCTTGTGTGGGTCAGCAGAATGTTGAAGGCAAGCGTATACCTTTCCATTTTATTGGTCGATCGCTGCCTCATTTCACAAAAGATGACTATGGGCCCGAGAGTCGTGGGTTTGTGGAGAACTCCTATTTAAGAGGTCTGACACCCCAAGAATTCTTTTTCCATGCTATGGGTGGTAGAGAAGGTCTAATTGATACTGCTGTCAAAACTTCTGAGACTGGGTACATTCAGCGGAGGCTGGTAAAGGCTATGGAAGATATCATGGTAAAATATGATGGGACTGTCAGAAATTCTCTTGGGGATGTTATACAGTTTCTTTATGGTGAAGATGGCATGGACTCTGTTTGGATAGAGTCCCAGAAGTTGGATTCATTGAAAATGAAGAAGTCAGAATTTGATGCAACTTACAGATATGAGTTTGATGCTGAGAACTGGGAGCCAGATTATATGTTGAAAGAACATGTGGATGATCTGAAAACAATTCGTGAGTTCCGCAATGTGTTCGATGCTGAAGTGCAAAAGCTTGAAGCTGATAGATTTCAACTTGCCACAGAGATTGCAGCCACTGGTGACAACTCTTGGCCACTTCCGGTTAATCTCAAAAGGCTCCTATGGAATGCCCAAAAAACATTCAAGGTTGATAACCGAGAAAAGTCTGATATGCACCCAATGGAAATCGTTGAAGCGGTTGATAAGCTTCAGGAGAGGCTGAAAGTTGTTCCTGGTGATGATTTTCTGAGTATAGAGGCTCAAAAGAATGCCACCCTCTTTTTTAATATCTTACTTCGAAGTACTCTGGCCAGCAAACGTGTCTTGAAGGAGTTTAAGCTAAATCGTGAAGCATTTGAGTGGGTTGTTGGTGAGATTGAGTCCCGATTTTTACAGTCTCTGGTAGCACCAGGAGAGATGATAGGTTGCGTTGCTGCTCAATCAATTGGTGAGCCTGCCACTCAAATGACTCTGAACACTTTCCATTATGCTGGTGTGAGTGCCAAGAATGTCACTCTGGGTGTTCCAAGGTTAAGGGAGATTATCAATGTGGCCAAGAAGATAAAAACCCCTTCTTTGTCGGTCTATTTGAAGCCTGAAGTAAGCAGCACAAAGGAGCGGGCCAAAAATGTCCAGTGTGCTTTGGAATACACTACTTTGCGTTGTGTGACACATGCCACTGAAGTGTGGTATGATCCAGATCCTATGAGCACAATAATTGAGGAGGATGTGGATTTTGTCAGGTCGTACTATGAGATGCCGGATGATGAGGTTTCACCTGACAAAATATCTCCCTGGTTGCTTCGTATCGAGCTGAACCGGGAGATGATGGTAGATAAAAAACTGAGCATGGCTGATATTGCGGAGAAGATAAACTTGGAGTTCAGTGATGACCTAACTTGTATCTTCAATGACGACAATGCAGAAAAGCTTATCCTTCGTATTCGTATAATGAACGATGAAGGTTCGAAGGGAGAAGTCCTAGATGAGTCTGCTGAGGATGATGTGTTTTTAAAGAAGGTCGCCGGTAACATGCTTACTGAGATGGCTCTGAAAGGCACTCTAGATATCAACAAGGTTTTTATTAAACAAGCCAAAGTCAATAAATTTGATGAGGGGAAGGGTTTCAAGTCTGAGACTGAGTGGATGTTGGATACTGAAGGTGTTAATCTTTTGTCTGTTATGTGCCATGAGGATGTTGATGCTTCAAGGACGACAAGCAATCACTTGATTGAAGTTATGGAAGTCCTTGGGATTGAGGCTGTCCGTAAGGCTTTGCTTGATGAATTGCGAGTTGTCATATCATTTGATGGATCATACGTAAACTATCGCCATTTGGCCATATTATGTGATACTATGACTTACAGGGGTCATTTGATGGCTATTACCCGTCATGGTATCAATCGAAATGATACCGGGCCTTTGATGCGGTGCTCCTTTGAAGAAACAGTCGATATCCTTCTTGATGCTGCTGTTTATGCAGAATCTGATTATTTGAGGGGAGTGACAGAAAATATCATGTTGGGCCAGCTTGCACCCATTGGGACTGGTGGTTGTTCGTTATATCTTAACGAGGAGATGTTGAGGCATGCTATTGAACTCCATCTCCCAAGCTATGTGGAAGGTTTGGAGTTTGGCATGACTCCTGCTCGGTCGCCCATCTCTGGGACTCCTTATCATGACAGCGGTATGATGTCTCCGAATTACTCGTATAGCCCCAATGCCCGCCTCTCACCATCGTCAGATGCCCAATTTTCACCTTATGTTGGTGGAATGGGTTTCTCTCCCGCTTTATCTCCTGGTTATCTCCCAGCTGCGTATAACCCGGGCTCCCCTAGCTATAGTCCATCGTCACCTGAATATAGCCCTGCCTCACCTAATTATAGCCCAACCTCCCCCAGTTATAGCCCTAGTTCTCCTAGCTATAGTCCCTCAAGTCCAGCATATTCACCAACCAGTCCATCATACAGCCCTACTTCACCGAGTTACAGCCCTACTTCACCGAGCTACAGCCCAACATCTCCAAGCTATAGCCCAACGTCGCCAAGCTATAGCCCAACTTCCCCGGCTTACAGTCCTACTTCTCCTGCTTACAGTCCCACTTCCCCGGCTTACAGCCCCACATCTCCATCATACAGCCCAACTTCCCCGTCTTATAGCCCAACATCCCCATCTTACAGCCCGACTTCCCCATCATACAGCCCTACGTCACCCTCGTACAGCCCCACATCTCCTTCATACAGTCCCACATCACCAGCTTACAGCCCGACGTCTCCAGGATACAGTCCCACTTCACCTAGCTACAGTCCCACTTCACCAAGTTACAGTCCTACGTCTCCAAGTTATAACCCATCAGCCAAATACAGTCCATCACTTGCCTACTCCCCAAGCAGCCCAAGAATTTCACCGTCGAGTCCATACAGTCCAACCTCTCCAAACTACAG CCCAACATCACCATCATACTCACCGACTTCACCGTCTTATTCCCCTTCAAGTCCAAGTTACAGTCCAAGCAG CCCATATAATGCAGGCTCAGTTCCGGATTATAGCCCAAGTTCTCCACAGTACAG TCCAAGCGCTGGGTACTCTCCAAGTGCTCCTGGCTACTCGCCGTCATCCACCAGCCAATACACTCCAAAGGATGATCAGAACAACCAGTGA
- the LOC141622311 gene encoding thiosulfate sulfurtransferase 16, chloroplastic-like produces MPLNTTAYYTFQFTKLQAFLLHKNYIKTLKMAAASATAITTPFGTNVTPVPSSLNPNPNLSQFYVRCRFIAPGDARRSTNSRNWKRAGTATHLESTVVRGPTSVPVRVAHELLQAGHHYLDVRTPEEYNAGHVYGAVNVPYLIKVGSGMAKNSKFKEQVFAQFDKDDEILIGCQSGKRSLMAANELLSAGYTGIMDIAGGFDAWVQSQLPAQL; encoded by the exons ATGCCTTTAAATACTACCgcgtattatacatttcaatttacAAAATTACAAGCATTCCTCCTTCACAAAAACTACATTAAAACATTGAAAATGGCAGCAGCATCGGCGACAGCAATAACAACACCTTTCGGTACCAATGTGACACCAGTACCATCAAGCCTCAACCCCAACCCGAACCTATCTCAATTCTATGTACGATGTCGTTTCATTGCTCCAGGAGATGCCAGACGTTCCACCAACag TCGAAATTGGAAGAGAGCTGGCACGGCAACCCATTTGGAGTCGACAGTCGTTCGAGGTCCCACATCGGTGCCAGTGCGTGTAGCTCACGAACTTCTTCAGGCTGGTCATCACTACTTGGACGTCCG GACCCCAGAAGAATACAACGCAGGGCATGTGTACGGTGCTGTTAATGTGCCTTACTTGATCAAAGTCGGTTCAG GGATGGCGAAGAACTCTAAATTCAAAGAGCAGGTGTTTGCACAGTTTGACAAAGATGATGAAATCTTAATT GGTTGTCAGAGCGGGAAGAGATCGCTCATGGCTGCCAATGAGCTTCTGTCAGCT GGTTATACCGGCATCATGGACATTGCAGGCGGTTTTGATGCTTGGGTACAGAGTCAGTTACCAGCACAACTTTGA